A genomic stretch from Triplophysa dalaica isolate WHDGS20190420 chromosome 4, ASM1584641v1, whole genome shotgun sequence includes:
- the fcho2 gene encoding F-BAR domain only protein 2 isoform X6, which translates to MITPYFLENFWGDKNNGFDVLYHNMKHGQISSKELSDFIRERASIEEAYSRSMSKLAKNASNYSQLGTFAPVWDVFKQSTEKLAACHMELVRNLQELIKEVQKYIEEQAKNHKKTKEEVASTLETVQNIQTVSQALQKSKENYVSKTLEQERMRKEGGTQRDVEKAGLKVKKATEAYKSYIEKYATAKTEFEQRMTETAQKFQGIEEEHILRLQDIIHSYSQSVEETHIQIGEVQQELVNNMENTSVESLIQKLAESKGTGKERPGPIEFEECNVSIATEVAKPRKRKTFVIPGRRRDKDTDSTESAEVEAVNASNGAPPGFYGAIDLHNANVPRLDEEGFCIRPEVNENDAKENSFYSSSDSDDEDEPRKFHVQIKPVQTNNGTHQQKVTIDELKASIGNITLSPTPAVHTKRNQSRMTRQHTHPSINQKPGDELGRMKIPPPSFNDRVVNNDLLSLDPFGPTGSGSSVPLSSVPNRPTTPLGTATIVPPPRPLSRPKLPAGKLSGINETGRPFSPLKVSNSSPPPAPLARAESSSSLSSNTSLSASLTPTVEDDVFVGKLPTFEKRCETPAGTSRGPSPVTLASQDALPIAVAFTESVNAYFKGADPSKCIVKITGDMTLSFPSGIIKIFTSSPSPPVLSFKLSNTSRLEQIMPNQQLLHSDSSQSDTNTKDFWLNMPALTAYLRKISEQNPAASYYNVEILKYQVCSKGIQSTPLNLIAYWKCSPSTTDLRVDYQYNPEAMQPPVSLTNIQVLVPVNGGVLNMQSLPSAIWNAEQNKLLWKLIDISDKSENEGSGSLRAKFELSDGPSNPATLAVQFFSESSTLSGVDMELVGSGYRLSLNKKRVATGRYMADC; encoded by the exons GGCGACAAAAACAATGGGTTTGACGTACTGTATCATAACATGAAACATGGACAGATATCCAGCAAGGAGCTTTCAGACTTCATCAGAGAAAG GGCCTCCATAGAGGAGGCATATTCAAGATCAATGTCCAAACTGGCTAAGAATGCAAGCAACTACTCTCAGCTAGG GACATTTGCACCAGTGTGGGATGTGTTTAAACAGTCCACAGAGAAACTAGCTGCGTGTCACATGGAGCTGGTCCGCAATCTGCAGGAGCTCATCAAGGAAGTCCAGAAATATATAGAGGAACAAGCCAAAAATCATAAGAAG ACAAAGGAGGAAGTGGCGTCCACACTGGAGACTGTGCAGAATATCCAGACTGTATCACAGGCCTTACAGAAAAGCAAGGAGAACTACGTCAGCAAGACCCTAGAACAAGAACGCATGCGCAAAGAGGGAGGCACACAGCGAGATGTGGAAAAG GCTGGATTGAAGGTCAAGAAAGCCACCGAGGCCTATAAGTCATACATAGAGAAATACGCCACTGCGAAGACAGAATTTGAGCAAAGAATGACAGAAACCGCACAG AAATTCCAGGGAATTGAAGAGGAACATATCTTGCGTTTGCAGGATATTATTCATTCGTACTCGCAGTCGGTTGAGGAGACGCACATACAGATTGGAGAG GTGCAACAAGAGTTAGTGAACAACATGGAGAACACTTCTGTGGAAAGCCTCATACAGAAACTGGCCGAAAGCAAAGGGACGGGCAAAGAGAGACCAG GGCCCATTGAATTTGAGGAATGTAATGTCTCAATCGCCACTGAAG TTGCCAAACCTCGAAAAAGAAAGACTTTCGTCATACCAGGTCGACGGAGAGACAAAGACACAGATTCCAC gGAATCAGCTGAAGTAGAAGCTGTT AACGCTTCTAACGGAGCTCCCCCAGGTTTCTATGGTGCTATAGATCTTCATAACGCA AACGTGCCTCGGTTGGATGAGGAGGGCTTCTGTATCCGACCAGAAGTCAACGAGAACGAT GCCAAAGAGAACTCCTTTTATTCGTCCAGCGActctgatgatgaagatgagcCGAGAAAGTTTCACGTCCAGATCAAACCTGTGCAGACCAACAACGGCACCCACCAGCAAAAGGTCACCATAGATGAGCTGAAGGCCTCTATTGGAAACATCACGCTCTCGCCCACCCCCGCT GTTCATACGAAGAGGAACCAATCCA GAATGACACgacaacacacacacccttCGATAAACCAAAAACCGG GTGATGAGCTGGGACGCATGAAAATACCACCGCCATCATTTAATGA TAGAGTAGTCAATAATGACCTGCTGTCTCTGGATCCTTTTGGACCGACTGGCTCTGGATCATCTGTACCTCTCTCATCAG TACCAAATAGGCCAACCACCCCACTGGGCACAGCAACCATCGTGCCACCTCCAAGACCCTTATCACGGCCCAAACTTCCAGCTGGCAAGCTGTCGGGCATCAATGAGACT GGCCGACCGTTCAGCCCTCTTAAAGTGTCAAACTCCAGCCCTCCTCCTGCTCCACTTGCTCGAGCTGAGAGCTCCTCCTCCCTCAGCTCCAACACCTCCCTGAGTGCCAGCCTCACGCCGACCGTCG AGGATGATGTGTTTGTGGGGAAACTGCCCacgtttgagaagagatgtgaGACGCCGGCAG GAACTTCTCGTGGGCCCAGTCCAGTGACATTGGCATCCCAGGATGCTTTGCCCATTGCTGTAGCATTTACAGAGTCAGTAAATGCCTATTTCAAAGGAGCAGATCCCAGCAA GTGCATTGTGAAGATCACAGGAGACATGACTCTGTCCTTCCCCAGTGGCATCATCAAAATATTCACCTCCAGTCCATCTCCTCCTGTCCTCAGCTTCAAACTCTCAAACACTAGCCGACTAGAACAGATCATGCCTAACCAACAACTACTGCAcag CGACTCCTCCCAGAGTGACACAAACACTAAAGACTTCTGGCTAAACATGCCGGCACTGACGGCGTACCTCAGGAAGATCTCTGAGCAGAACCCTGCAGCATCCTATTATAATGTCGAAATCCTCAAATACCAG GTATGTTCAAAAGGGATCCAGTCCACCCCTCTGAATCTCATAGCGTACTGGAAATGCAGTCCTAGTACTACAGATCTACGGGTGGACTACCAGTACAACCCAGAGGCCATGCAGCCTCCTGTGTCGCTTACCAACATACAGGTGTTAGTGCCGGTCAATGGCGGGGTCTTAAACATGCAGTCACTTCCCAGCGCCATCTG GAATGCAGAACAAAACAAGTTGTTATGGAAACTGATTGACATCTCTGACAAGTCTGAAAATGAAG GCTCTGGTTCTTTGAGGGCGAAATTTGAGCTGTCTGACGGCCCATCCAACCCTGCCACCCTGGCTGTTCAGTTCTTCAGTGAGAGCAGCACTTTGTCTGGTGTAGACATGGAACTAGTAGGCTCTGGTTATCGCCTCTCCCTTAATAAGAAAAGAGTCGCCACTG GCCGCTATATGGCTGACTGCTGA
- the fcho2 gene encoding F-BAR domain only protein 2 isoform X2 produces the protein MITPYFLENFWGDKNNGFDVLYHNMKHGQISSKELSDFIRERASIEEAYSRSMSKLAKNASNYSQLGTFAPVWDVFKQSTEKLAACHMELVRNLQELIKEVQKYIEEQAKNHKKTKEEVASTLETVQNIQTVSQALQKSKENYVSKTLEQERMRKEGGTQRDVEKAGLKVKKATEAYKSYIEKYATAKTEFEQRMTETAQKFQGIEEEHILRLQDIIHSYSQSVEETHIQIGEVQQELVNNMENTSVESLIQKLAESKGTGKERPGPIEFEECNVSIATEVAKPRKRKTFVIPGRRRDKDTDSTESAEVEAVNASNGAPPGFYGAIDLHNANVPRLDEEGFCIRPEVNENDAKENSFYSSSDSDDEDEPRKFHVQIKPVQTNNGTHQQKVTIDELKASIGNITLSPTPAVHTKRNQSRMTRQHTHPSINQKPGDELGRMKIPPPSFNEVVNNDLLSLDPFGPTGSGSSVPLSSEGDVLAEPTSPSEVSLEVSKAPAFPRLCKRPPSSAISATPPLPPFQSPISTSPWELHNDGFAPLSSAPARAMSVPPALQAAPKDYTTNKPPLSAPATDALTSWAQSQWIAFNDTSVPCRGPSHQAARPRSVPLSQQPKLFSRGPAIDCFASTGTEESTPNLRETAVKGVQDVPNRPTTPLGTATIVPPPRPLSRPKLPAGKLSGINETGRPFSPLKVSNSSPPPAPLARAESSSSLSSNTSLSASLTPTVEDDVFVGKLPTFEKRCETPAGTSRGPSPVTLASQDALPIAVAFTESVNAYFKGADPSKCIVKITGDMTLSFPSGIIKIFTSSPSPPVLSFKLSNTSRLEQIMPNQQLLHSDSSQSDTNTKDFWLNMPALTAYLRKISEQNPAASYYNVEILKYQVCSKGIQSTPLNLIAYWKCSPSTTDLRVDYQYNPEAMQPPVSLTNIQVLVPVNGGVLNMQSLPSAIWNAEQNKLLWKLIDISDKSENEGSGSLRAKFELSDGPSNPATLAVQFFSESSTLSGVDMELVGSGYRLSLNKKRVATGRYMADC, from the exons GGCGACAAAAACAATGGGTTTGACGTACTGTATCATAACATGAAACATGGACAGATATCCAGCAAGGAGCTTTCAGACTTCATCAGAGAAAG GGCCTCCATAGAGGAGGCATATTCAAGATCAATGTCCAAACTGGCTAAGAATGCAAGCAACTACTCTCAGCTAGG GACATTTGCACCAGTGTGGGATGTGTTTAAACAGTCCACAGAGAAACTAGCTGCGTGTCACATGGAGCTGGTCCGCAATCTGCAGGAGCTCATCAAGGAAGTCCAGAAATATATAGAGGAACAAGCCAAAAATCATAAGAAG ACAAAGGAGGAAGTGGCGTCCACACTGGAGACTGTGCAGAATATCCAGACTGTATCACAGGCCTTACAGAAAAGCAAGGAGAACTACGTCAGCAAGACCCTAGAACAAGAACGCATGCGCAAAGAGGGAGGCACACAGCGAGATGTGGAAAAG GCTGGATTGAAGGTCAAGAAAGCCACCGAGGCCTATAAGTCATACATAGAGAAATACGCCACTGCGAAGACAGAATTTGAGCAAAGAATGACAGAAACCGCACAG AAATTCCAGGGAATTGAAGAGGAACATATCTTGCGTTTGCAGGATATTATTCATTCGTACTCGCAGTCGGTTGAGGAGACGCACATACAGATTGGAGAG GTGCAACAAGAGTTAGTGAACAACATGGAGAACACTTCTGTGGAAAGCCTCATACAGAAACTGGCCGAAAGCAAAGGGACGGGCAAAGAGAGACCAG GGCCCATTGAATTTGAGGAATGTAATGTCTCAATCGCCACTGAAG TTGCCAAACCTCGAAAAAGAAAGACTTTCGTCATACCAGGTCGACGGAGAGACAAAGACACAGATTCCAC gGAATCAGCTGAAGTAGAAGCTGTT AACGCTTCTAACGGAGCTCCCCCAGGTTTCTATGGTGCTATAGATCTTCATAACGCA AACGTGCCTCGGTTGGATGAGGAGGGCTTCTGTATCCGACCAGAAGTCAACGAGAACGAT GCCAAAGAGAACTCCTTTTATTCGTCCAGCGActctgatgatgaagatgagcCGAGAAAGTTTCACGTCCAGATCAAACCTGTGCAGACCAACAACGGCACCCACCAGCAAAAGGTCACCATAGATGAGCTGAAGGCCTCTATTGGAAACATCACGCTCTCGCCCACCCCCGCT GTTCATACGAAGAGGAACCAATCCA GAATGACACgacaacacacacacccttCGATAAACCAAAAACCGG GTGATGAGCTGGGACGCATGAAAATACCACCGCCATCATTTAATGA AGTAGTCAATAATGACCTGCTGTCTCTGGATCCTTTTGGACCGACTGGCTCTGGATCATCTGTACCTCTCTCATCAG AAGGGGATGTACTGGCAGAGCCCACTTCTCCTTCTGAAGTCAGTCTTGAGGTTTCAAAGGCTCCTGCTTTTCCACGTCTCTGTAAACGTCCTCCTTCCTCTGCCATCTCGGCCACTCCGCCCTTACCTCCCTTCCAATCTCCGATCTCCACGTCTCCTTGGGAGCTCCACAATGATGGGTTTGCTCCCCTCAGCTCTGCACCAGCTAGAGCTATGAGCGTGCCTCCAGCCCTGCAGGCTGCTCCTAAGGACTACACTACCAACAAGCCCCCTCTCAGCGCTCCCGCCACCGATGCACTTACCTCCTGGGCCCAAAGTCAATGGATTGCCTTTAATGATACCTCTGTGCCTTGTCGTGGACCGTCGCATCAAGCAGCGAGACCGCGGTCAGTGCCACTGTCTCAACAGCCCAAGCTTTTCTCCAGAGGTCCTGCCATTGACTGCTTTGCCAGCACAGGGACTGAAGAGAGCACCCCCAATCTGAGAGAAACAGCAGTCAAAGGCGTGCAGGATG TACCAAATAGGCCAACCACCCCACTGGGCACAGCAACCATCGTGCCACCTCCAAGACCCTTATCACGGCCCAAACTTCCAGCTGGCAAGCTGTCGGGCATCAATGAGACT GGCCGACCGTTCAGCCCTCTTAAAGTGTCAAACTCCAGCCCTCCTCCTGCTCCACTTGCTCGAGCTGAGAGCTCCTCCTCCCTCAGCTCCAACACCTCCCTGAGTGCCAGCCTCACGCCGACCGTCG AGGATGATGTGTTTGTGGGGAAACTGCCCacgtttgagaagagatgtgaGACGCCGGCAG GAACTTCTCGTGGGCCCAGTCCAGTGACATTGGCATCCCAGGATGCTTTGCCCATTGCTGTAGCATTTACAGAGTCAGTAAATGCCTATTTCAAAGGAGCAGATCCCAGCAA GTGCATTGTGAAGATCACAGGAGACATGACTCTGTCCTTCCCCAGTGGCATCATCAAAATATTCACCTCCAGTCCATCTCCTCCTGTCCTCAGCTTCAAACTCTCAAACACTAGCCGACTAGAACAGATCATGCCTAACCAACAACTACTGCAcag CGACTCCTCCCAGAGTGACACAAACACTAAAGACTTCTGGCTAAACATGCCGGCACTGACGGCGTACCTCAGGAAGATCTCTGAGCAGAACCCTGCAGCATCCTATTATAATGTCGAAATCCTCAAATACCAG GTATGTTCAAAAGGGATCCAGTCCACCCCTCTGAATCTCATAGCGTACTGGAAATGCAGTCCTAGTACTACAGATCTACGGGTGGACTACCAGTACAACCCAGAGGCCATGCAGCCTCCTGTGTCGCTTACCAACATACAGGTGTTAGTGCCGGTCAATGGCGGGGTCTTAAACATGCAGTCACTTCCCAGCGCCATCTG GAATGCAGAACAAAACAAGTTGTTATGGAAACTGATTGACATCTCTGACAAGTCTGAAAATGAAG GCTCTGGTTCTTTGAGGGCGAAATTTGAGCTGTCTGACGGCCCATCCAACCCTGCCACCCTGGCTGTTCAGTTCTTCAGTGAGAGCAGCACTTTGTCTGGTGTAGACATGGAACTAGTAGGCTCTGGTTATCGCCTCTCCCTTAATAAGAAAAGAGTCGCCACTG GCCGCTATATGGCTGACTGCTGA
- the fcho2 gene encoding F-BAR domain only protein 2 isoform X1 — protein MITPYFLENFWGDKNNGFDVLYHNMKHGQISSKELSDFIRERASIEEAYSRSMSKLAKNASNYSQLGTFAPVWDVFKQSTEKLAACHMELVRNLQELIKEVQKYIEEQAKNHKKTKEEVASTLETVQNIQTVSQALQKSKENYVSKTLEQERMRKEGGTQRDVEKAGLKVKKATEAYKSYIEKYATAKTEFEQRMTETAQKFQGIEEEHILRLQDIIHSYSQSVEETHIQIGEVQQELVNNMENTSVESLIQKLAESKGTGKERPGPIEFEECNVSIATEVAKPRKRKTFVIPGRRRDKDTDSTESAEVEAVNASNGAPPGFYGAIDLHNANVPRLDEEGFCIRPEVNENDAKENSFYSSSDSDDEDEPRKFHVQIKPVQTNNGTHQQKVTIDELKASIGNITLSPTPAVHTKRNQSRMTRQHTHPSINQKPGDELGRMKIPPPSFNDRVVNNDLLSLDPFGPTGSGSSVPLSSEGDVLAEPTSPSEVSLEVSKAPAFPRLCKRPPSSAISATPPLPPFQSPISTSPWELHNDGFAPLSSAPARAMSVPPALQAAPKDYTTNKPPLSAPATDALTSWAQSQWIAFNDTSVPCRGPSHQAARPRSVPLSQQPKLFSRGPAIDCFASTGTEESTPNLRETAVKGVQDVPNRPTTPLGTATIVPPPRPLSRPKLPAGKLSGINETGRPFSPLKVSNSSPPPAPLARAESSSSLSSNTSLSASLTPTVEDDVFVGKLPTFEKRCETPAGTSRGPSPVTLASQDALPIAVAFTESVNAYFKGADPSKCIVKITGDMTLSFPSGIIKIFTSSPSPPVLSFKLSNTSRLEQIMPNQQLLHSDSSQSDTNTKDFWLNMPALTAYLRKISEQNPAASYYNVEILKYQVCSKGIQSTPLNLIAYWKCSPSTTDLRVDYQYNPEAMQPPVSLTNIQVLVPVNGGVLNMQSLPSAIWNAEQNKLLWKLIDISDKSENEGSGSLRAKFELSDGPSNPATLAVQFFSESSTLSGVDMELVGSGYRLSLNKKRVATGRYMADC, from the exons GGCGACAAAAACAATGGGTTTGACGTACTGTATCATAACATGAAACATGGACAGATATCCAGCAAGGAGCTTTCAGACTTCATCAGAGAAAG GGCCTCCATAGAGGAGGCATATTCAAGATCAATGTCCAAACTGGCTAAGAATGCAAGCAACTACTCTCAGCTAGG GACATTTGCACCAGTGTGGGATGTGTTTAAACAGTCCACAGAGAAACTAGCTGCGTGTCACATGGAGCTGGTCCGCAATCTGCAGGAGCTCATCAAGGAAGTCCAGAAATATATAGAGGAACAAGCCAAAAATCATAAGAAG ACAAAGGAGGAAGTGGCGTCCACACTGGAGACTGTGCAGAATATCCAGACTGTATCACAGGCCTTACAGAAAAGCAAGGAGAACTACGTCAGCAAGACCCTAGAACAAGAACGCATGCGCAAAGAGGGAGGCACACAGCGAGATGTGGAAAAG GCTGGATTGAAGGTCAAGAAAGCCACCGAGGCCTATAAGTCATACATAGAGAAATACGCCACTGCGAAGACAGAATTTGAGCAAAGAATGACAGAAACCGCACAG AAATTCCAGGGAATTGAAGAGGAACATATCTTGCGTTTGCAGGATATTATTCATTCGTACTCGCAGTCGGTTGAGGAGACGCACATACAGATTGGAGAG GTGCAACAAGAGTTAGTGAACAACATGGAGAACACTTCTGTGGAAAGCCTCATACAGAAACTGGCCGAAAGCAAAGGGACGGGCAAAGAGAGACCAG GGCCCATTGAATTTGAGGAATGTAATGTCTCAATCGCCACTGAAG TTGCCAAACCTCGAAAAAGAAAGACTTTCGTCATACCAGGTCGACGGAGAGACAAAGACACAGATTCCAC gGAATCAGCTGAAGTAGAAGCTGTT AACGCTTCTAACGGAGCTCCCCCAGGTTTCTATGGTGCTATAGATCTTCATAACGCA AACGTGCCTCGGTTGGATGAGGAGGGCTTCTGTATCCGACCAGAAGTCAACGAGAACGAT GCCAAAGAGAACTCCTTTTATTCGTCCAGCGActctgatgatgaagatgagcCGAGAAAGTTTCACGTCCAGATCAAACCTGTGCAGACCAACAACGGCACCCACCAGCAAAAGGTCACCATAGATGAGCTGAAGGCCTCTATTGGAAACATCACGCTCTCGCCCACCCCCGCT GTTCATACGAAGAGGAACCAATCCA GAATGACACgacaacacacacacccttCGATAAACCAAAAACCGG GTGATGAGCTGGGACGCATGAAAATACCACCGCCATCATTTAATGA TAGAGTAGTCAATAATGACCTGCTGTCTCTGGATCCTTTTGGACCGACTGGCTCTGGATCATCTGTACCTCTCTCATCAG AAGGGGATGTACTGGCAGAGCCCACTTCTCCTTCTGAAGTCAGTCTTGAGGTTTCAAAGGCTCCTGCTTTTCCACGTCTCTGTAAACGTCCTCCTTCCTCTGCCATCTCGGCCACTCCGCCCTTACCTCCCTTCCAATCTCCGATCTCCACGTCTCCTTGGGAGCTCCACAATGATGGGTTTGCTCCCCTCAGCTCTGCACCAGCTAGAGCTATGAGCGTGCCTCCAGCCCTGCAGGCTGCTCCTAAGGACTACACTACCAACAAGCCCCCTCTCAGCGCTCCCGCCACCGATGCACTTACCTCCTGGGCCCAAAGTCAATGGATTGCCTTTAATGATACCTCTGTGCCTTGTCGTGGACCGTCGCATCAAGCAGCGAGACCGCGGTCAGTGCCACTGTCTCAACAGCCCAAGCTTTTCTCCAGAGGTCCTGCCATTGACTGCTTTGCCAGCACAGGGACTGAAGAGAGCACCCCCAATCTGAGAGAAACAGCAGTCAAAGGCGTGCAGGATG TACCAAATAGGCCAACCACCCCACTGGGCACAGCAACCATCGTGCCACCTCCAAGACCCTTATCACGGCCCAAACTTCCAGCTGGCAAGCTGTCGGGCATCAATGAGACT GGCCGACCGTTCAGCCCTCTTAAAGTGTCAAACTCCAGCCCTCCTCCTGCTCCACTTGCTCGAGCTGAGAGCTCCTCCTCCCTCAGCTCCAACACCTCCCTGAGTGCCAGCCTCACGCCGACCGTCG AGGATGATGTGTTTGTGGGGAAACTGCCCacgtttgagaagagatgtgaGACGCCGGCAG GAACTTCTCGTGGGCCCAGTCCAGTGACATTGGCATCCCAGGATGCTTTGCCCATTGCTGTAGCATTTACAGAGTCAGTAAATGCCTATTTCAAAGGAGCAGATCCCAGCAA GTGCATTGTGAAGATCACAGGAGACATGACTCTGTCCTTCCCCAGTGGCATCATCAAAATATTCACCTCCAGTCCATCTCCTCCTGTCCTCAGCTTCAAACTCTCAAACACTAGCCGACTAGAACAGATCATGCCTAACCAACAACTACTGCAcag CGACTCCTCCCAGAGTGACACAAACACTAAAGACTTCTGGCTAAACATGCCGGCACTGACGGCGTACCTCAGGAAGATCTCTGAGCAGAACCCTGCAGCATCCTATTATAATGTCGAAATCCTCAAATACCAG GTATGTTCAAAAGGGATCCAGTCCACCCCTCTGAATCTCATAGCGTACTGGAAATGCAGTCCTAGTACTACAGATCTACGGGTGGACTACCAGTACAACCCAGAGGCCATGCAGCCTCCTGTGTCGCTTACCAACATACAGGTGTTAGTGCCGGTCAATGGCGGGGTCTTAAACATGCAGTCACTTCCCAGCGCCATCTG GAATGCAGAACAAAACAAGTTGTTATGGAAACTGATTGACATCTCTGACAAGTCTGAAAATGAAG GCTCTGGTTCTTTGAGGGCGAAATTTGAGCTGTCTGACGGCCCATCCAACCCTGCCACCCTGGCTGTTCAGTTCTTCAGTGAGAGCAGCACTTTGTCTGGTGTAGACATGGAACTAGTAGGCTCTGGTTATCGCCTCTCCCTTAATAAGAAAAGAGTCGCCACTG GCCGCTATATGGCTGACTGCTGA